From Vanrija pseudolonga chromosome 1, complete sequence, a single genomic window includes:
- the SPAC11D3.06_0 gene encoding putative transporter — protein MSSYYPEPTERTPLITAGEGEDKASSRGHEVREYLAETVILLKASIPVILAYTLQNSLQTGSVLIVGRLSPEALATAAFSYMFAMATAWLIALGGTTALDTLGSSAFTGSTNKHDLGMLLQRGIIVLSAFYAAVACLWWFSEPVFRALGQEEFICTQSAMFLRVLIPGGLGYVWFESLKKYLQAQGIYRPATYVLSLTAPFNAYLNYMFVYRLKMGLYGAPFATGISYWLSFLCLLFYTVYVDGWQCWGGLQLRRACQNLVPFAKLAIMGVVHVGTEWWAFEIVALAAGRLGTIPLAAQSVIMTADQVINTIPFGLGVAASSRVGNLLGSQKPRGAARSANAAAVLSIGMGTLVLVVLMGTRNVFGRIFNDDDRVVSLVADIMPYVALFQIADGLNGSCGGSLRGMGKQWIGAAVNLASYYGAALPGGIYLAFHGWGLEGLWIGQCVALYLVGLLEWIIVSRSNWEDECRLSLKRLEDDDGHGGGH, from the exons atgtcgtccTACTACCCCGAACCGACTGAACGCACGCCGCTCATcacggcgggcgagggcgaggacaaggcgTCGTCCCGCGGgcacgaggtgcgcgagtACCTCGCCGAGACGGTCATCCTGCTCAAGGCCTCGATCCCCGTCATTCTCGCGTACACGCTGCAGAACAGCCTGCAGACGGGCTCGGTGCTCATCGTCGGCCGGCTCAGccccgaggcgctcgccaccgccgcttTTTCATACATGTTCGCCATGGCGACCGCGTGGCTCATCGCCTTGGGCGGCACAACGGCACTCGATAccctcggcagcagcgcgttCACCGGCTCGACCAACAagcacgacctcggcatGCTGCTCCAGCGCGGGATTATCGTGCTCTCCGCATTTTATGCCGCCGTTGCCTGCTTGTGGTGGTTCTCAGAGCCCGTCTTCCGTGCACTCGGGCAGGAGGAGTTTATCTGTACCCAGTCTGCCATGTTCCTGCGCGTACTCATCCCCGGCGGTCTTGGATACGTGTGGTTCGAGTCACTCAAGAAGTACCTCCAGGCGCAGG GCATCTACCGCCCGGCGACCTACGTCCTGAGCCTCACGGCGCCCTTCAACGCATACCTGAACTACATGTTCGTCTACCGCCTCAAGATGGGCCTCTACGGCGCACCCTTCGCCACCGGCATCTCCTACTGGCTCTCGTTCCTCTGCCTGCTCTTCTACACTGTCTACGTAGACGGCTGGCAATGCTGGGGCGGGCTGCAgctccgccgcgcctgccAGAACCTCGTACCGTTCGCCAAGCTGGCGATCATGGGCGTCGTGCACGTCGGCACCGAGTGGTGGGCGTTTGAAatcgtcgcgctcgctgctgggCGTCTCGGCACAATccccctcgcggcgcagagcGTCATCATGACGGCCGACCAGGTGATCAACACAATTCCcttcgggctcggcgtcgcggcctcATCCCGCGTCGGCAACCTCCTCGGATCGCAGAAGCCGCGGGGTGCTGCCCGGTCGGcgaacgccgccgctgtgcTCTCCATCGGAATGGGCACGCTCGTGCTTGTCGTCCTCATGGGCACCCGGAACGTCTTTGGCCGCATcttcaacgacgacgaccgcgtcgtcAGCCTCGTGGCCGATATCATGCCCTACGTCGCGTTGTTCCAGATCGCCGACGGGCTGAACGGTTCTTGCGGCGGTTCGCTCCGTGGCATGGGTAAGCAGTGGATCGGCGCTGCGGTCAACCTGGCTAGTTATTACGGTGCCGCGCTACCCGGAGGCATCTACCTCGCATTCCACGGCTGGGGACTCGAGGGCCTCTGGATCGGCCAGTGCGTTGCGCTGTACCTcgttggcctcctcgagTGGATCATCGTCAGCCGGAGCAACTGGGAAGACGAGTGCCGGTTGTCCCTCAAGCGgctcgaggatgacgacgggcacggcggcggccattGA